The DNA segment CGGACAAATCATTTCAGGAGAAAAAATACAGAGTTATGACGAAAACCTTTACCGCTATACCCAAAAAAGTACCGCAAAAATTCAGGATTTTAAAAAAGAAAAAATAAAAGAAAAAGGTGAAGCCGCATCTGTGTTCGAAGATTTTGGCTCTGATAAAAAAGTTTTCGCTGCCATCCTCGATGAAAACGACTGGGATTTTACCGACGTACTGTCTGGTAAAGAAATATACTCATACCAGTCAGATAATGAAATTATTAGCTATTCAATCAATGCATAATTATGGCTGAAAATACTATAAATGTTATAGCATCCTATATTCCTCAGGTCGCTGCAGGAAAATACCGTATCAATGTGAAATCTGAAAATGAGATTCTTACAGCTTCATCGTCTGTAGATTTTATTGTTTCAGGATTTGTCAGTCAGATTCCGCAGACGGAAATATTATCGGTTTATCCGCCTAAAGAAGGACATGGCAATTATGCAGGCACTTTTCCTATGGTTCAGTTCAGGAGAAGCTCTCTTCCGTGGGATTTTGAATTCATTTCAGAAGGGCAGAGAATACCATATCTTTTTCTGGCACTTTTTGAAGAAGATGAGTTTGATCAGGAGTCCGGAAGTATAGATTCAACGAAAATAAAAATAAGAAACGGAAATACTTCCGATCTGGATCCGGGCTATGAGAAGGATAAAGAATTTACCTATCTCACTGTTCCTAAGGGAAGTATGCACCTTTTACCGGATGCTGATGAAATGAGGCATCTTGCGCATGTAAGAATTCAGGAAGATCAGAATACGGAAATGAATTCTCCGTCACAGACTTCCATTGTGCTTTCGAAAAGGATGGCTTTCCCGGAAAAAAAATACAGGGCAGTTGTCTGTTCTTATCTTATGCGTTCGGGAAATACGTTCCGGATTTCAGGAGAAAAAACAGAGGTGCTGATTGTTCTTTATCAATGGAATTTTGAAGTGCTTGCAAATAATGCTTATCAGTTTAATGATTTGAAATTCAAAGGTTTTTATGAGGGAAATACAAGTGAGAGAAGAAACTATGAAAATCCCGTGCTTTATGGAGAAGACAAATTGTTTGCATTTTTAGAAAAGAATAAATCCCGTTTTGGGAGTATATTTAAGGATATTAATTCGGATGATAAGAAAAGATCGGAAATCTTATCTCTTTTGAAATATGAAGGCAAAACATTAAAGGGACTTCTTCATGAACTCAAGTTTTCAGAGATTGGTTATCACAAAACGTTGATGGGCAACCAATGGATCGCGGAATTAATAGACCTTGGCAAAGTACCGTTGCTTCATCACCTGAAATCAGGAGGAAAAATTGTTTCGTGGTATCATGGTCCATTCGTGAGAAGCGGGTATAATGTTGTTTTTAAAGAGTTTAGCATTAATCCGGAACAAGGAATCGATTTGGGTGAAAATATTCCGGATCATTCGGAAAAATTGATTTTTTACAGCAAAGACACGAATATGCTTGATCTTGGCTATGCGGCAGCGTGGCAGCTGGGGAGACTTCTGGTTATGAATAATGTTAAAGTTGTTCAGGAGATCAAAAAGTGGAAACATCAGCTGAAAATAAATGAACTGATTCTTTCGCAAAATCAGGAATATAGTCCTGTTAATTTATCTGTCGATAATAGTGTAAGACAACTTCCTGATCTTATAAGGAATTTTATCATAAACATTTTGAAGTTTGTTGATTTTCCATATGACTACCTTTTTCCGGACGAAACGATGCTACCTGAAGGTTCACTAAGTTATTTTAAATTAGATAATACCTGGGTTCTATCATTACTTTTCGGGATATTTAGTATAGGTAATGATTTTAAAATCAGAGATTTTAAAAGATATGTGCTTCACAATTCTTCATTGAGGGAGGTGTTCGATTATAAAAAAGACTATACAGGCTTTGTAATGCATTCGGAAATTATTTCCAATTGGCCACAGCTTCATATTGAAACCGATAATATTTCAGGTTTTCAATATGTTACGGATGTTGCCTCTACGGTAAGAATATTCCTGGTAAATGGAACTTTCAAAACAATATCCTTATATATGAAAAATGAAAACGCACATTTTGCCCTGGATTTTCCCAATCAATATGCGGTGAACAAAAATACGGATGGACTGTTAACTTTCTCAAACAAGAATGGAGACACAGAATACTTCGTATCTGGATTTGAAAAGAATATTTATAAAAACAGAATGCCTTTCGATCTTTTATTCAGACAGCCAAAAGTGGTTTTTACCATCAGTTAAATATTGCTTTTAGTTTATGTAAATGATTTATGGCGTTATGGTTATCGTTAAAATTAATAACTAATTGTATGTTTTAGTGTTCATTGCATTATTTTAACGTGTTAATGTCTTCCTAATGTGGTACTTTTTCATTAAATTTGTTAGTGGCCCTGAACATAGTAAACACCATTCACAAATGTTATGAGCATAAAGAAAACTTCCGTGTCGCTTTTTTTAATGCTTTCGGCAAAAATTTTCTGTCAGCAGTTTTCTTTAAAATATTGCATGGAGAAAGCGCAGCAAAATAATACCGCAGTAAAGCTTGCCGAACAGTCGCTTGAAACCCGGCAGAAGCTTCTCGAATCCAGTAAAAATAACGGACTCCCGAAGCTTGATCTTCTTGCGGGGTATAATTATATCGGTGAACCTCTTAGAGTCAATCTGCAACAGGTAAAACACGGTATCGTTGAAGGCTCTGCCAATCAGGCGGTATATTCAGCAAACACGGCCTACCAGCAGATTACAGGGAATCCGCTTTCACAGCAGGTACAGAATGTGATTTATCAGACCTCAAAAGATATCATCAGTGCTGTTTATCCAGATTATAATCCTGAAATCACAAAACAAAGTTATTTCCTTGCCGGCCTCGTTGTACGGCAGCCCATTTATCTTGGTGGGAAACTGAAATCTTCCCGAAAACTTTCCGAAGAACAGGTAAAAAGCAGCGAAGCAAACCTTCAGTCTTCAAAAGATCTTACGGCTTACAATATTACCCTGCAATATCTACAGGTGATGTATCTGAACTCAATGATTGATAAGCAAAAAAGCAGTCTGGAATCTTTACAGAAGAATGAAATGTATGCCGGAAACCTGCTTAAAGCAGAAATTATTGCCCCTTATCAGAAGAACTGGGCAGATATTTCCAGAATGCAGGGCGAAACCAACCTGAAAAATTTAACGACTGAAAAAGAAAATGCTCTTTTCATTTTAAAAGATATGATGGGAATTCCTCTCGACGAACCGGTAGAAATTACCGAAATGTTGAAAGAATCTGCAGAATTTCCGGTTTTTTCATCACAATCGGTAAATGCCGATGTAAAGTTTCTTCAAAGTAAGAAAGCAGAAGCGGAAACCGGACTGGATATCACAAAATCATTGTCAAGACCCAATATATTTGCCATAGGAAATGTTCAGTTCTTCAGAAAAGACCTTCCTGTAATTACTCCTCCATGGCTTGTAGGTATAGAGCTGCGGTGGACACTTTTTGACCCGGAAAGACGTTCCAGGAATCTGGCCTCACAATCTCTGGTGAAAGAAGCTGATCTTCTTATAGAGCAAAAGCAGAAATCGGTAAACCTGGCTGCGAAAATAGCTGAAAATAAAATGATGAGTCTTAAACAACAAAGTGAAACCCTGGATGCATCACGCAAACAGGCGTATCAGACAACGTATATGGTGAGAAAGAGAATGGAAAACAGCCTTTCTTCCGTAAAAGATGTTAATGATGTATTACAGCTGCAGTATGAAACCGAAAAGCTTTATTTTACCTCACTGGTAGCTTACCAGACCGCTCTGGCAACTTATTTTTATATCATCGGAAAACCGGAGAATATTACCACTTATATTCCGTGATAGTAAGACGTGGACTGAGCATATTTCTTGCATAAATTAATAACCGGATAGTATCCGAAGCATAATCAACCAACAGATGAAAAATTTTATAAAAAACTACTGGGCTGTTTTTATTCCGGTTGCTGTACTCGCAGCAGCTCTTATTTACCTCTTGAAAGAAAAATCTGCTGATACGCCTAAAGATGCTGTGATCGGTATGGTGGATGCTGAGTTTATTGATGTTTCAGCTTCTCTTCCGGGGCGTGTTCTGGATATTCCGGTAAAGGAGGGGGAAGACGTGAAAGAAGGACAGACCGTGGCCCAAATGAAAACTTCTGAAATAGAAACCATTCAGTCTCAGGTGGCGGATGCGGTTGAGATTGCACGCAGTCAAATGGATAAAATAGATCGTGGAGTAGAGCCGGAAGTGCTGGCTTCTGCAAAAAACCTTCAGCAGATTGCCCAGCAGCAGATGGATCTGATGTCTAAAACCTACAGCAGGTTTCAGAATCTGTATTCCGAAGGCGTCGTTTCCGGTCAGGAAAGGGACGTCATTTATTTTAAATATAAAGCAGCCCAAAAAGAACTCGAAACCGCAAAGCTTAATGTACAGCTTCTGGAAAGAGGCAGTAACAGGGAAATGAAAAATTCTGCACAGGCTATTCTCAATCAGGCCCAGAAAGCGGAAAAACTTACACAGGAAATTAAAGAAAATGCTTCTATCAAAGCGCCT comes from the Chryseobacterium nepalense genome and includes:
- a CDS encoding HlyD family secretion protein, with translation MKNFIKNYWAVFIPVAVLAAALIYLLKEKSADTPKDAVIGMVDAEFIDVSASLPGRVLDIPVKEGEDVKEGQTVAQMKTSEIETIQSQVADAVEIARSQMDKIDRGVEPEVLASAKNLQQIAQQQMDLMSKTYSRFQNLYSEGVVSGQERDVIYFKYKAAQKELETAKLNVQLLERGSNREMKNSAQAILNQAQKAEKLTQEIKENASIKAPVSGRISTIVSNKGEMVNAGYPMMTIQKDDSFFVKFNLRQNQMAKIDKGSMVTMKIPGCIPETVKGKVSELAPALGYADWVPEKQNGEFELRTFQIKVKPENPKAIKGLRSGMTAQLILP
- a CDS encoding TolC family protein; this encodes MSIKKTSVSLFLMLSAKIFCQQFSLKYCMEKAQQNNTAVKLAEQSLETRQKLLESSKNNGLPKLDLLAGYNYIGEPLRVNLQQVKHGIVEGSANQAVYSANTAYQQITGNPLSQQVQNVIYQTSKDIISAVYPDYNPEITKQSYFLAGLVVRQPIYLGGKLKSSRKLSEEQVKSSEANLQSSKDLTAYNITLQYLQVMYLNSMIDKQKSSLESLQKNEMYAGNLLKAEIIAPYQKNWADISRMQGETNLKNLTTEKENALFILKDMMGIPLDEPVEITEMLKESAEFPVFSSQSVNADVKFLQSKKAEAETGLDITKSLSRPNIFAIGNVQFFRKDLPVITPPWLVGIELRWTLFDPERRSRNLASQSLVKEADLLIEQKQKSVNLAAKIAENKMMSLKQQSETLDASRKQAYQTTYMVRKRMENSLSSVKDVNDVLQLQYETEKLYFTSLVAYQTALATYFYIIGKPENITTYIP